The genomic DNA TCGTCCATCGCCAGCAACCCGCAGGCACTGGCCGATTTCCCCGACCTGCAGAAAGCGGTGGCCGAAGGCGCCGCCCTTAATGCCGATCTGGTGCAGCGCACGATTTTCGGTGCGGGCAACGAAGGGGTCACGTTCATCTGGATTCCGAAACTGTTCTCCACCCTGCCGGCGGGTGGCCTGTTCATGACCTTCTTCTTCCTCGCGCTCTTCTTTGCGGCGTTCACCTCGTTGATCTCCATGGTGGAGTTGGGCACGCGCGTGTTGCTCGACATGGGATGGACCCGCGCACGTGCCGTGTGGGTGGTTGGCGCATTCGGACTCATCATCGGCTTGCCGTCCGCATTCTCACTGAACTTCCTGCACAACCAGGACTGGGTGTGGGGCGTCGGTCTCATGCTCTCCGGACTGTTCTTTGCCATCGCCGTCATTCGCATGGGGCCGGCAAAGTTCCGCGCCGAGCAGATCAATCACCAGTACTCCAATATCCGTGTGGGCGCGTGGTGGGATCTGTGTATCCGCTATCTGGTGCCGTTCGAAGCCATTGCGCTGATGGCCTGGTGGATGTGGCAGGTGCGTGGACCCGGCGCGCTGGATCCGTTCGGGATCGAGAACATCGGCACGATCATTCTGCAGTGGTCCATCGCCATCGCCTTGCTGCTGCTGTTCAACAAGACGCTCGCCAAGGTGAATCCGGTGGAAACGGCCGAGATGGACGCTGGCCGCATGCCGCCGAGCATCCCGTGACGCGTCGGGGCGTCTTCGCGGCCGTCGCCTTGGCGCTCGCGCCAGTGGCGTTTGCACCGATGACAGCGAGCGCGCAATCGGCTCCGCGCTGGGAGGCGTACGCCATTCGCTACGCCACATTGCCGGCGTTCCGGGTGTCGGGACTTGTCGCCGGCGCCGACACCGCCCGGCGCATCGACGCTGACTGCATGATCTGGCTGTTGAAAGGCCCAAGTGGCCGCACGGTACTGGTTGATGCCGGCTTCAAGCGCGCCGATCTCATCGCGCGTTGGAAACCCACCAACTACGTTCGACCCGACTCGGCGGTGATGCGCGCCGGCGTCAACGCCGGCGACATCACTGACGTCATCGTCTCGCACATTCACTGGGATCACTTCGACGGCGCCGACCTGTTCCCCAACGCGAAGATCTGGATCCAGCGTGACGAAGTGGAGCATCACATAGACTCGACCGGCAAGGTGCTCGATCGCGCCATTGACGGGCCCGATGCGGCCATGCTGCACATGCTGCGAACGGCCGGGCGCGTGGCGTATGTCGATGGCGACGCCCGGGAGATCCTGCCCGGTATCATCGTGTATACGGGTGGCAAGCACACGTTCCAGTCGCAGTACGTTGGGGTGCACACGGCACAGGGCACGGTGATCCTCGCGTCGGACAACATGTACCTGTACGAGAACCTCGATCGACAGGTCCCGATTGCGCAGACGCTGGACGCCGCGTCAAACCTCGCCGCGCAACGTCGAATGGTGACACTGGCCTCGTCGCCGCGACTCATTGTGCCGGGGCACGACCCGGCCGTGCTCGCGCGGTTTGGGACCGTCGCACCCGACGTCGTGCGAATCAAATAACCGAACGGTCGTCAGCGAAAGGCAATGTTCCACACGGCGGCACCACCGCCCGCCGTCGGCACCACCTGCGCCGGCAACAGCCACCGTTCCACGCGCCCGCGCGGTCCGTCATGGTGCCGTCGCACGACCATGCGCCCCGCAACGGTCCCGATGCCCGCCGCCGCCACCACGTCGCTGGCCCAATGCGCATCGTGATACATGCGCGAGATTCCCACCAGGGAGGCGCTACCGAACAGTATTGGGGCAACGACATATGCTACGCGCGGATGACGTGTCGCCAATACCGAGCGCGCCAGTTCCGCGCTGACCGCCGAGGCGGCCGCAAAGGCGACGGTGGTGTGACCCGACGGGAATGAGGTGTAGCCCGAGGCACCACTGGCCGGACGAAACACATCGGCATCGTCGTTGCGCACCAGATTGGGACGCGCGCGCCCGACCAGCTGCTTGAGTACTGCCGACGTGGCACCGCTGAACAGCGCGGCCTCCGAGGCATGCAAGCCCACGTCGGCCAATGTCGGTCGGTGCGCCAGTCGGCCCACGGCAAACGATCCCACGGACAGCAGCAGGGTTCCGGGATCACCAAGCGCGCGAATCGCCCCTGCCGTCCTGTCGACCGTACGGCTCTCATGCAACGATGTGCGTTCGAACTGTCGGGCCAAGCGCGAGTCGAACGGTGCCGCAGCCACCACGCCCAGCGCGAAGGCGCCGAACGTCCACCATTCGCGGGTGATGACCACGCCGCGGTTTGACGTCTGCGGCACGTCTTGCGCCCATGCGGCCGCCGCCGTCGACAGCAGGCATCCGACCAGCGCGACGGCGCACCATGCCGCAGAAAACACCGCGAATCGCAGACGCTGGTGGGTCCGGCGGCTTGGACCGCAAGGGCGTGGCGCAATCAGGGAGCAAGGCATGGGCGGGGGAAAATTACTAGATTCCCGTGTTCACCCCAACGGAGTACGCGTCATGGATGTGCGTGACAGCAATGGCAACCTGCTCGGCGACGGGGATTCCGTCACGGTCATCAAGGATCTCAAGGTCAAGGGCACCTCGGTCACGCTCAAGCGGGGTACGCTCATCAAGAACATCCGCCTCACCGGCAGCACAGGTGAAATCGAGTGCAACGCCGACAAGGTGAAGGGGCTGGTGCTCAAGACGGAGTTCCTCAAGAAGGCCTGACGTCAGTGACCAATTCACCGAATCTGCTTGAAGGTCGGCGCGTGAAAGTGGCGTTTGTCGGCACCCATGGTGTCGGCAAGACGACGCTCTGCTTCGACCTCGCCGCGCAACTCAAGCGACTCGACCTGGGGGTGGATATCGTCAAGGAAGTGGCGCGCCGTTGTCCGCTGCCAATCAACGAAGGCACCACCTACGACGCGCAGGCGTGGATTCTGCACACCCAGATTGCCGAGGAAATCGAGGCGGCGGCGGCGTACGAAGTGGTGGTCTGCGACCGTTCGGTACTCGACAACTACGCGTATCTGGTGGCCCGCGTGGGGCGCCGTTCCGAGCTCGACGCGCTGGTGGCCGACTGGGTGCGCGGCTACGACGTGCTGTTCAAGGTGCCGATACTCGGCGCACCGTCGTTTGACGGTAAGCGCGCGGTGAGTCCAAGCTTTCAGCTGGAGATCGATGTGATCATCGATCAGTTGATCACGGCGTTCGATGTGCCCGTGCAATTTCTTGATCCGGCCGATCGCGATGGCTGGACGTTGCGCGTGCTGGAGTGCCTCGGACTCCCTACTCAGCCACCGCAAATCGACCTGTTCTCGCGCGCGACCTGACGGGTGGCCGGGCTACTGCGGTAACGCGAACGCCACCAGCGTCGCCTGCGCACCAGCACCCGTTGCGATGACCACGTATTGACGGCCGGCGCGACTGCGGTAGGTCATGGGATTGGCATAGGCAATCTGGCCCAAATCATGCTCCCATACCGTGGCACCGGTTTTCGCATCAATCGCGTACAGCACGCGACCACCGCCGCTGATGAACAGCAAGCCGCCCTTGGTGACCAGCGCGCCCGGCGAACCCGCCACACCCAGTTTATCCGGAAGCGCCACGCCCGCCAGCGCCGGGTGCTGCCGATAGGCCGGTGTATCGCCCAACGTGACTTGCCATCGGTGTTCACCGGTGTTCAGGTCGATGGCGGTGAGATTGCCATACGGTGGCTTGTTGATCGGTAAGGTGCGACCACGACCAGCCGTGCCTTCCGGACCATCGCGCAACGTCACGCCCAGCGTGGAGTTGGCGAGATCGACCATGTATGGTGCATCTACGGTGTCGCTGCCAGTGGTGCGCGCGCGCAGCGCGAAGAGCGCAGGGGAGTTGGTACCCTTCACGTACAACCAACCCGTTTCCGGATCGACGGCGGCGCCGCCCCATCCTGATCCGCCAATGGCGCCGGGGTTCACCGCCGTGCCCTTCACCGACGGTGGGGTGTACAAGGGCCCAATCACATACTTCGACAGTTCCTCCAACGCAGCCGCCCTCAACGCCGGCGTGAAGTCGATGACGTCGTTGGCGGTGAATCCCTGTCTCGTGAACGGGGCGGGCTTCGTGGGAAATGGCTGCGTCGGCCACACCACTTCACCGGGCACGTCGCTGGGTGGCACGGCGCGCTCCTCGATGGGCCACACCGGTTCGCCGGTGACGCGGTCGAACACGAACACGAATCCCTGTTTCGTTGGCACCGTCACTACATCCACACGCTTCCCGTTGTGCGTAATCGTCACAAGATTGGGAGGCGCTGGCAAATCATAGTCCCACAGCCCGTGATGCGTGAGTTGATAGTGCCACACGCGCTTGCCGGTACGCGCGTCGAGACACACAATGGATTCGGCGAAGAGATTCGCCCCCTGGCGTTCACCGCCGTACCAGTCGTTGCTGGGCGTCCCCACCGGCAGATACACCAGTCCGCGGGCACTGTCCACGGTGAACGGCGCCCACACGTTCGTGTGTCCTTCGTACACCCAGGCGCTGTCGCGCCATGTGTCATTGCCCAGTTGGCCGGGCCGCGGCACGGTCTGGAAGCGCCACACGCGTCTCCCCGTGCGCACATCGTACGCTTGCACGTCGCCCGGCGGATCGCCGCGATACACCAGCCGATCACCGACGCCATTGCCGACGATCACCAGATTGCCCCACACCACGGGAGGTGACGTGTTGGTGTAGTGTTCCGGGCGCACCGGACGTGATAGTTGCGCCGTGAGATCCACCATGCCGTGGTCGCCGAACCCGGGAATCTCACGACCCGTGGCCGCGTCCAAGGCAAACAGTCTCCAGCGCGAGTTGATGAACACGCGCCGCTCGCGGCCATTGGTCCAGGTGGCCACTCCACGATGCACAAAGCCCGTGCCATTGCTGGGTTGACCGTACGTCTTCCATGCTTGCGGATCAAACGCCCACAGTTCGCGCCCCGTCGTCGCGTCAAGCGCGATAACGCGATTGAACGGCGTGGAGAAGAACAGCGTGTCATGAATGGCCAGCGGCGTCGCCTGAAATTGCCCCGCGCGCGCCGCCTTTTGCCCTTCGCGCGCCGCGATCGGCTCCTCATTGTTTCGCCACGTAAAGGCCACGGCGAGCGACGCAACGTTGCCGCGGTTGATGTCGGTGAGTGGCGAATACTTGAGGCCGCCCGCATCGTTGCCGTACGCGGGCCAGTCCACGGTAGCCCGCGGAAGCGTGGCCGCCTGCGCCCGAACGCGCGACGCGTCCGCGCCAAGGAGGACGGCCATGCTCGTCAGCAGCCACGCGGTCGCGGCGCGAGAAACGAATCGGCGGGAATGGGTCATGGGCGGAATCTGGGTCCGGATTGCGCTTTGTGCATCTGGCCCACATCGTCTTGAGATTGATCGCAGGCGCGCGAACCGCAGACGCCCGACCAGGAGTGAGCCATGCACCCGTTCCTCTACCATGAAGGGCAGCGTGATGTGCAGCGCGAAGCGAACTCCGTTCAATGCGCTGACAATCTCTCGACGTGGGTTGGACCGGTAGTCGACTACGCCAACGAGGCCGATTTGGTGGTGCTGGCGAGCGCCACGCCGGACACACTGCACGTCGCCGCGCTTTCCGGGCCCGCCCCGCTCGTGTCCGCGGCCGGGCATGCGGGCGCGATCGCGGTATCCATGACCAGTGCGCTGGTCGACTTGCTGCCGATCGAACGCCCGTGGGGGGGCATCGTGATCAATCCCGCAACCGCGCGCCGCTCACGGGTTGCCGGTCATCCGCAGCTGCATGGCTCGCTCGTGGAAGTCCCGTGTGGCGTCGCGTTTACGAATTGTCGCAAGTACATGACGCCTACCAGCAGCACCGGCGCGTCCCGACATCTTGGTCCGACGGCTCAGGAACGTCGCGCGCCGGATGATCAATGGGTCGTCGACACCATTGCTCGCGGCGAAACGGCCTTTCTGGTGACCGTGACGCCCGAGGGCGTCGCCGATGTATCCCATCGCGGTGGACAGCCGGGATTTCTCCGCTATGACGCGGTCAACAGCGCCATCAACTGGACCGAGTATCTGGGCGACGGGATGTTCGTGAGCACCGGGAACCTTCGCCGATCCAGGAGATTTGCGCTCCTCGTTCTCGACTACGAGTCGGGCGACGCCGTTCGCCTTGATGGCGAGGCGAACTACACCAACCTGCGGCGCGATCGGCACGAACGCGTGGACGCGTTGCTACAGGCCTCGGAGCCTTTTCCCGTACAAGGGACCATGGAGGCGACGGTTCACTATGCGTCGCGCCTGGTGCAGTTCTGCCAGCCTCGCGTTCGCGTCGAACGACGGACGCGAATCACCTCAGCCGACACGACCGCGGTGCAACATCCGCAGTAGCCGGCCGGCGCCCTACTTGTGCCGGAAGATGATGCGGCCGCGGGCCAGATCGTACGGCGAAACCTCAACCGTAACCTTGTCACCGGCGAGAATGCGGATGCGATACTTGCGCATCTTGCCGGCCACCGTGGCCAGCAGTTCGTGGCCGTTGTCGAGTCCGACGCGAAACATCGCGCTGGGCAGCACGTCGTTCACGACCCCTTCGAATTCGAGCGTTTCCTGTTTCATGCGTGGCCTCAGTCGAGAGAGATCGACGCAACGGGCAAATCCGTTTCGTCGTCGTGCAGAGCGGCCAGTCTACGGACGGATCGTTCGGCCAACGTAACCGAACTGACGCCGTCGACATCCGCGATACCCGATCGCCACGACCATGTGGCTTCACTCGCAGCCGCTGCCACCAGTGTTTCCTCCCACAAGATTGTCGGCGGGATGACCACTCGACGTCGGGCGGAATATTCGGTAGGCTCGCCGCCGCTTTTCGCGATGGTGCCGCGCCAGAGAATGAGCAACAGTTCGCCGTTGGCGGTATTCTCGGCGCCCTTTCGCAACCAGACCATGGTCAACGCGACCGGGCCCAATTGCACGATACAACGTTCCGGTGACTGGCGAATAATGGGTGCCAGCTCCGGCTTCAATTTTGCCTTCGTCCCCACGTCCGCCA from Gemmatimonadaceae bacterium includes the following:
- a CDS encoding pyridoxamine 5'-phosphate oxidase family protein — protein: MHPFLYHEGQRDVQREANSVQCADNLSTWVGPVVDYANEADLVVLASATPDTLHVAALSGPAPLVSAAGHAGAIAVSMTSALVDLLPIERPWGGIVINPATARRSRVAGHPQLHGSLVEVPCGVAFTNCRKYMTPTSSTGASRHLGPTAQERRAPDDQWVVDTIARGETAFLVTVTPEGVADVSHRGGQPGFLRYDAVNSAINWTEYLGDGMFVSTGNLRRSRRFALLVLDYESGDAVRLDGEANYTNLRRDRHERVDALLQASEPFPVQGTMEATVHYASRLVQFCQPRVRVERRTRITSADTTAVQHPQ
- the infA gene encoding translation initiation factor IF-1 codes for the protein MKQETLEFEGVVNDVLPSAMFRVGLDNGHELLATVAGKMRKYRIRILAGDKVTVEVSPYDLARGRIIFRHK
- a CDS encoding AAA family ATPase, with protein sequence MTSVTNSPNLLEGRRVKVAFVGTHGVGKTTLCFDLAAQLKRLDLGVDIVKEVARRCPLPINEGTTYDAQAWILHTQIAEEIEAAAAYEVVVCDRSVLDNYAYLVARVGRRSELDALVADWVRGYDVLFKVPILGAPSFDGKRAVSPSFQLEIDVIIDQLITAFDVPVQFLDPADRDGWTLRVLECLGLPTQPPQIDLFSRAT
- a CDS encoding phosphatase PAP2 family protein, which gives rise to MFSAAWCAVALVGCLLSTAAAAWAQDVPQTSNRGVVITREWWTFGAFALGVVAAAPFDSRLARQFERTSLHESRTVDRTAGAIRALGDPGTLLLSVGSFAVGRLAHRPTLADVGLHASEAALFSGATSAVLKQLVGRARPNLVRNDDADVFRPASGASGYTSFPSGHTTVAFAAASAVSAELARSVLATRHPRVAYVVAPILFGSASLVGISRMYHDAHWASDVVAAAGIGTVAGRMVVRRHHDGPRGRVERWLLPAQVVPTAGGGAAVWNIAFR
- a CDS encoding alkylphosphonate utilization protein — protein: MDVRDSNGNLLGDGDSVTVIKDLKVKGTSVTLKRGTLIKNIRLTGSTGEIECNADKVKGLVLKTEFLKKA
- a CDS encoding pyrroloquinoline quinone-dependent dehydrogenase → MTHSRRFVSRAATAWLLTSMAVLLGADASRVRAQAATLPRATVDWPAYGNDAGGLKYSPLTDINRGNVASLAVAFTWRNNEEPIAAREGQKAARAGQFQATPLAIHDTLFFSTPFNRVIALDATTGRELWAFDPQAWKTYGQPSNGTGFVHRGVATWTNGRERRVFINSRWRLFALDAATGREIPGFGDHGMVDLTAQLSRPVRPEHYTNTSPPVVWGNLVIVGNGVGDRLVYRGDPPGDVQAYDVRTGRRVWRFQTVPRPGQLGNDTWRDSAWVYEGHTNVWAPFTVDSARGLVYLPVGTPSNDWYGGERQGANLFAESIVCLDARTGKRVWHYQLTHHGLWDYDLPAPPNLVTITHNGKRVDVVTVPTKQGFVFVFDRVTGEPVWPIEERAVPPSDVPGEVVWPTQPFPTKPAPFTRQGFTANDVIDFTPALRAAALEELSKYVIGPLYTPPSVKGTAVNPGAIGGSGWGGAAVDPETGWLYVKGTNSPALFALRARTTGSDTVDAPYMVDLANSTLGVTLRDGPEGTAGRGRTLPINKPPYGNLTAIDLNTGEHRWQVTLGDTPAYRQHPALAGVALPDKLGVAGSPGALVTKGGLLFISGGGRVLYAIDAKTGATVWEHDLGQIAYANPMTYRSRAGRQYVVIATGAGAQATLVAFALPQ
- a CDS encoding N-acyl homoserine lactonase family protein translates to MTRRGVFAAVALALAPVAFAPMTASAQSAPRWEAYAIRYATLPAFRVSGLVAGADTARRIDADCMIWLLKGPSGRTVLVDAGFKRADLIARWKPTNYVRPDSAVMRAGVNAGDITDVIVSHIHWDHFDGADLFPNAKIWIQRDEVEHHIDSTGKVLDRAIDGPDAAMLHMLRTAGRVAYVDGDAREILPGIIVYTGGKHTFQSQYVGVHTAQGTVILASDNMYLYENLDRQVPIAQTLDAASNLAAQRRMVTLASSPRLIVPGHDPAVLARFGTVAPDVVRIK